In Prescottella soli, a genomic segment contains:
- a CDS encoding acyl-CoA dehydrogenase, producing MGHYKSNVRDLEFNLFEVLGLDKPLSEGVWGDLDADTVKDMLSEVARLAEGPLGEAFADADRNPPVFDPEKHEATLPESFKKSFKAMWDAEWYRMGLSEEIGGVPVPRTIVWAIAEMLLGAQPAAFMYQAGPSFANVLFNNGTDEQKQWAATCVERGWGATMVLTEPDAGSDVGAGRTKAVKQDDGTWHIEGVKRFITSATSDDLFENIFHLVLARPEGAGPGTKGLSLFFVPKFHFDFEKNELGERNGAFVTNVEHKMGLKASATCELTFGGHGVPAVGWLVGDVHNGIAQMFDVIEHARMMVGTKAISTLSTGYLNALDYAKQRVQGADLTQMTDKSAPRVTITHHPDVRRSLAMQKAYAEGMRSVYLYTAAHQDPEMAQLVSGADPQLADRVNDLLLPIVKGVGSERAYQYLTESLQTLGGSGFLQDYPIEQYIRDSKIDSLYEGTTAIQAQDFFFRKIARDRGVALAHVAGEVKKFIDSEDGDGRLKAERALLATALEDVQSMAAVLTGHLMGAQEQPTELYKVGLGSVRFLMSVGDLLIGWRLLQQSGIALKALDAGASDKDKPFYEGKVATASFFAKNVLPELTATRTILSHLDNDIMELDEAAF from the coding sequence ATGGGCCACTACAAGAGCAATGTCCGAGACCTCGAGTTCAACCTCTTCGAGGTCCTGGGTCTGGACAAGCCGCTGAGTGAGGGCGTGTGGGGGGACCTCGACGCCGACACCGTCAAGGACATGCTGTCCGAGGTCGCGCGTCTGGCCGAGGGCCCGCTCGGTGAGGCCTTTGCCGACGCCGACCGCAACCCGCCCGTCTTCGACCCCGAGAAGCACGAGGCGACCCTGCCGGAGTCCTTCAAGAAGTCGTTCAAGGCGATGTGGGACGCCGAGTGGTACCGGATGGGCCTGAGCGAGGAGATCGGCGGCGTGCCGGTGCCCCGCACCATCGTGTGGGCCATCGCCGAGATGCTGCTGGGTGCGCAGCCCGCCGCCTTCATGTACCAGGCCGGACCCTCGTTCGCGAACGTGCTCTTCAACAACGGCACCGACGAGCAGAAGCAGTGGGCCGCAACCTGCGTCGAGCGCGGCTGGGGCGCCACGATGGTGTTGACGGAGCCGGATGCCGGTTCCGATGTCGGCGCCGGCCGCACCAAGGCCGTCAAGCAGGACGACGGCACGTGGCACATCGAGGGCGTGAAGCGCTTCATCACCTCCGCCACCTCGGACGACCTGTTCGAGAACATCTTCCACCTGGTCCTCGCCCGCCCCGAGGGCGCCGGCCCGGGCACCAAGGGCCTGTCGCTGTTCTTCGTCCCGAAGTTCCACTTCGACTTCGAGAAGAACGAGTTGGGCGAGCGCAACGGTGCTTTCGTCACCAACGTCGAGCACAAGATGGGCCTCAAGGCGTCCGCGACGTGTGAGCTCACCTTCGGTGGCCACGGCGTCCCGGCCGTCGGCTGGCTGGTCGGCGACGTCCACAACGGCATCGCGCAGATGTTCGACGTCATCGAGCACGCCCGCATGATGGTGGGCACCAAGGCCATCTCGACGCTGTCGACCGGCTACCTCAACGCGCTCGACTACGCCAAGCAGCGCGTCCAGGGCGCCGACCTGACGCAGATGACGGACAAGTCCGCGCCGCGCGTCACCATCACCCACCACCCCGACGTCCGTCGCAGCCTGGCGATGCAGAAGGCGTACGCCGAGGGCATGCGCAGCGTGTACCTGTACACCGCCGCACACCAGGATCCGGAGATGGCTCAGCTGGTGTCGGGCGCCGACCCTCAGCTGGCGGACCGCGTCAACGACCTGCTGCTGCCGATCGTCAAGGGCGTCGGCTCGGAGCGGGCCTACCAGTACCTGACGGAGAGCCTGCAGACCCTGGGCGGTTCGGGCTTCCTGCAGGACTACCCGATCGAGCAGTACATCCGCGACTCGAAGATCGACTCGCTGTACGAGGGCACCACTGCCATCCAGGCGCAGGACTTCTTCTTCCGCAAGATCGCCCGCGACCGCGGCGTCGCGCTGGCCCACGTGGCCGGCGAGGTCAAGAAGTTCATCGACAGCGAGGACGGCGACGGTCGCCTCAAGGCCGAGCGCGCGCTGCTCGCGACCGCCCTCGAGGACGTCCAGTCGATGGCCGCGGTCCTCACCGGACACCTCATGGGTGCGCAGGAGCAGCCCACCGAGCTGTACAAGGTGGGTCTCGGTTCGGTGCGCTTCCTGATGTCGGTCGGCGACCTGCTCATCGGCTGGCGGCTGCTGCAGCAGTCCGGGATCGCACTGAAGGCGCTCGACGCGGGTGCCTCGGACAAGGACAAGCCGTTCTACGAGGGCAAGGTCGCGACGGCATCGTTCTTCGCGAAGAACGTGCTGCCCGAGCTGACCGCGACCCGCACCATCCTGTCGCACCTCGACAACGACATCATGGAGCTGGACGAGGCGGCGTTCTGA
- a CDS encoding class I SAM-dependent methyltransferase: protein MDAQDWDDRYSQTDMVWGTPPNPVVVEFATSLPPGRALDLACGEGRHALWLATRGWRTTGVDFSSVAIEKARRVATQAPRSVRERLDYVVDDITAPDALTDPSGYDLVLMIFVHLERTQRRELVSRIIDALEPEGILMILGHDTINLTEGIGGPPDPEILYTPEDLKDDLDGRLDVTVAERRYRDVEGGTAIDALLVARRPALGS from the coding sequence ATGGACGCACAGGACTGGGACGACCGGTATTCGCAGACCGACATGGTGTGGGGCACGCCGCCGAATCCGGTGGTGGTCGAGTTCGCGACGTCACTCCCCCCGGGCCGGGCGCTGGACCTCGCGTGCGGCGAGGGCCGCCACGCGCTGTGGCTCGCGACCCGCGGGTGGCGGACCACCGGGGTGGACTTCTCCTCGGTCGCGATCGAGAAGGCCCGGCGGGTCGCGACGCAGGCACCCCGATCGGTGCGCGAGCGCCTCGACTACGTGGTCGACGACATCACGGCGCCCGACGCCCTGACCGATCCGTCGGGCTATGACCTGGTTCTCATGATCTTCGTTCACCTCGAACGAACACAGCGCCGCGAACTTGTGAGCCGCATCATCGACGCGCTCGAACCCGAGGGAATCCTCATGATCCTCGGGCACGACACGATCAACCTCACCGAGGGCATCGGCGGCCCGCCGGACCCCGAAATCCTTTACACCCCCGAAGATTTGAAGGACGATCTGGACGGACGCCTCGACGTGACGGTGGCCGAAAGACGCTACCGGGACGTCGAAGGCGGCACCGCGATCGACGCACTCCTGGTCGCTCGCAGACCTGCCCTTGGCAGCTAA
- a CDS encoding nuclear transport factor 2 family protein: MEQQTSTDPRGEIQDLLARIAQLADDGTVEEYLEHFTADAIWESQPNPVTGMAAQLRQGIALIEEGVRERRAGGVQGPGTSSRHVITTVSVSLDSESEASSTAYWLFFRDTTTEPRLAGVGRYDDTHRWEDGRWKLAHRRITVG, encoded by the coding sequence ATGGAGCAGCAGACGAGCACCGACCCGCGCGGCGAGATTCAGGACCTGTTGGCCCGCATCGCACAGCTCGCCGACGACGGCACCGTCGAGGAATACCTCGAACACTTCACGGCCGACGCGATCTGGGAGTCGCAGCCGAACCCCGTGACCGGAATGGCCGCCCAGCTGCGCCAGGGCATCGCGCTGATCGAGGAGGGCGTGCGCGAGCGCCGCGCCGGCGGCGTCCAGGGTCCGGGCACGTCGAGCCGGCACGTCATCACGACCGTCTCCGTGTCGCTGGACTCGGAGTCGGAGGCGTCGTCGACGGCGTACTGGCTGTTCTTCCGCGACACCACCACCGAACCGCGACTGGCCGGCGTCGGCCGCTACGACGACACCCATCGTTGGGAGGACGGGCGCTGGAAGCTGGCGCACCGCCGGATCACCGTCGGCTGA